One genomic segment of Paenibacillus durus includes these proteins:
- a CDS encoding TetR/AcrR family transcriptional regulator, with amino-acid sequence MNVKRGRPRNIETEKSILAASYDLLLESGFGAVTVEKIAERAGVSKATIYKWWPNKAAVVMDGFLSAAAERLPLPDTGSAFNNVLIHATNLARFLTSREGKIITELIGEGQFDSGLAEAYRLRYFYPRRLEARQLLEQGVQRGELKGNLDIELSIDLIYGPIFYRLLVIGEKLDDPYVQNIVTSAFEGIKSD; translated from the coding sequence AGCTTCCTATGACTTGTTGTTGGAGAGTGGCTTTGGAGCGGTCACTGTTGAGAAAATTGCTGAGCGTGCCGGGGTGAGTAAAGCCACTATTTATAAATGGTGGCCCAACAAGGCTGCTGTTGTTATGGATGGCTTCCTTTCTGCTGCAGCAGAAAGACTGCCGCTGCCCGACACAGGCTCAGCATTCAATAATGTACTCATACACGCCACTAATTTAGCCCGATTCTTGACAAGCCGGGAAGGTAAGATCATTACGGAGTTAATAGGTGAAGGGCAGTTCGATTCAGGGCTGGCAGAGGCATACCGGCTCAGATATTTCTATCCGCGCCGGCTTGAGGCGAGACAACTATTGGAACAGGGGGTTCAGCGGGGGGAATTGAAGGGAAATCTTGATATTGAGTTAAGCATTGACCTGATTTACGGGCCGATTTTCTATAGATTGTTAGTAATCGGTGAGAAGCTGGACGATCCTTATGTGCAAAATATAGTAACCTCTGCGTTTGAAGGGATTAAATCAGACTGA
- a CDS encoding HelD family protein, which translates to MMFVNRTEAEERMVLDRAVARIRQALEDLDGRIRAARDEIIDAKKYVWENRDQLDPAERAANVVDISLSIERGESAVVKRSRLQKLALAPYFGRVDFAANDQDEAQAYYIGVFSFGEEAGQENAIYDWRSPVASLFYDYNVGPARYIAPEGDIDGEIGLKRQYRIRQGKMEYMLESAMNINDDVLQKELSQTSDEKMKNIVATIQKEQNEIIRNEYSHELIIQGVAGSGKTSVALHRVAFLLYRHKTTLTSRNILIISPNKVFSDYISNVLPELGEEQIAEIGFDEIAANELAGVCKCQTFNEQVAELAASMDVSLIERIRYKASVDFVRRMDGFVEQVSESYFCPADIRFHDVLVDKEQIADTYRASAGLPVKLRLEKTATVISGRARDADGGKLKASMVNKLKTAVKKMFKTQNLLAIYKDFYDYAGRPELFKLRKPRTLEFSDVFPLVYLKIRLEGAKGYDEVKHLLVDEMQDYTAVQYAVLSLLFKCKKTILGDSNQSVNPYSSSSIVSIKQIFPEADTVELLKSYRSTIEIIAFAQRIYPNSKIVPIERHGTLPQIIQAENGANEVIRISELIRQFRVSEFRTLGIVCKTQAQAKALHGELSQTDPSVHLLDFSSETFHEGVIVTTVHMAKGLEFDEVIIPYADSSNYKTDMDRSLLYIACTRAMHALTLTFHGEISLFISDRSGEVEEADLRLK; encoded by the coding sequence ATGATGTTCGTTAATCGTACGGAAGCGGAAGAAAGAATGGTTTTGGACCGGGCGGTGGCCCGGATTCGCCAAGCGCTGGAGGACTTGGACGGCCGAATTCGCGCGGCCCGGGATGAGATTATTGACGCCAAAAAATACGTGTGGGAGAACAGGGATCAGCTCGATCCGGCGGAAAGGGCGGCGAACGTCGTCGACATCTCGTTATCCATCGAACGGGGAGAAAGCGCGGTCGTCAAGCGGAGCAGACTTCAAAAGCTGGCCTTGGCTCCTTATTTCGGCAGGGTCGATTTCGCGGCCAACGACCAGGACGAAGCTCAAGCCTATTACATCGGCGTTTTTTCCTTCGGCGAAGAAGCCGGTCAAGAGAATGCGATCTACGATTGGCGTTCTCCGGTAGCGAGCCTTTTTTATGATTACAATGTAGGTCCGGCGCGCTATATCGCTCCCGAAGGTGACATAGATGGAGAGATAGGCTTAAAGAGGCAATATCGGATTCGGCAAGGCAAAATGGAGTATATGCTCGAAAGTGCGATGAACATTAACGACGATGTGCTGCAGAAGGAGCTGAGCCAAACGTCGGACGAGAAAATGAAAAACATCGTCGCCACCATCCAGAAGGAGCAGAATGAGATCATCCGGAACGAATACTCTCATGAGCTGATTATTCAGGGAGTGGCTGGATCTGGAAAGACTTCGGTCGCTTTGCATCGGGTTGCTTTTTTGCTGTACAGGCACAAGACGACGTTGACCTCACGGAACATCCTGATTATCTCGCCGAACAAAGTATTTTCCGACTATATATCGAACGTTCTGCCCGAACTGGGCGAGGAACAGATTGCGGAGATCGGATTCGACGAAATCGCCGCAAACGAGCTCGCCGGAGTATGCAAGTGTCAGACCTTTAACGAACAGGTAGCGGAGCTTGCGGCGTCCATGGACGTTTCCCTGATCGAGCGCATCCGGTACAAGGCCAGCGTGGATTTCGTTCGCAGGATGGACGGCTTTGTGGAACAAGTGAGCGAGAGTTATTTTTGTCCCGCCGATATTCGGTTCCATGACGTGCTCGTCGATAAAGAACAAATAGCGGATACCTACCGAGCCTCAGCCGGGCTCCCCGTAAAGCTCAGATTGGAAAAGACGGCTACGGTCATCTCCGGAAGAGCAAGGGATGCGGACGGCGGCAAGTTGAAAGCTTCTATGGTGAACAAACTCAAAACAGCGGTTAAAAAGATGTTCAAGACGCAAAATCTTCTCGCGATCTACAAGGACTTCTACGATTACGCAGGGAGACCGGAATTGTTCAAGCTCAGGAAACCGAGAACCCTTGAATTTTCAGACGTATTTCCTCTTGTTTATTTGAAGATCCGGCTTGAAGGGGCGAAGGGATACGACGAGGTCAAGCACTTGCTGGTTGACGAGATGCAGGATTATACCGCTGTCCAGTACGCCGTTCTCTCTTTATTGTTCAAATGTAAAAAGACGATCCTTGGCGATAGCAATCAGTCCGTGAATCCGTACTCTTCCTCTTCGATCGTAAGCATTAAACAAATATTCCCCGAAGCCGATACCGTCGAATTGTTAAAAAGCTATCGTTCAACCATCGAAATTATCGCATTCGCGCAGCGAATATATCCTAATAGCAAGATCGTTCCAATCGAACGGCATGGAACCCTTCCCCAAATTATTCAAGCCGAAAACGGCGCAAACGAAGTGATTCGAATTAGCGAGCTGATTAGGCAATTTAGGGTCTCCGAGTTTCGTACGTTGGGCATCGTCTGCAAGACGCAAGCTCAGGCGAAAGCTCTGCACGGGGAATTAAGCCAAACCGATCCATCCGTTCATTTGCTGGATTTCAGCAGCGAAACGTTTCACGAAGGGGTTATTGTAACAACAGTCCATATGGCAAAAGGCTTGGAATTCGATGAGGTCATTATTCCATACGCAGACTCGTCGAATTATAAGACGGATATGGACAGAAGTCTGCTGTATATCGCTTGCACAAGAGCTATGCATGCGCTAACGTTAACTTTCCACGGAGAAATCTCCTTGTTTATTTCGGATCGGAGCGGCGAAGTTGAAGAAGCTGACCTGCGACTGAAGTAA
- a CDS encoding GNAT family N-acetyltransferase, with protein MNNYIIRNFIPEDVSSIYNVQVAYNKVFPETSVIPGEAYLSPEFDNGNMFCALNGQGLLEGYSSIYPIMAADSSDSAENILWVEIKYNPLTADHAALRERLFQHLMNRVSEIKKDAVKKKTKICFTFFPSEQESSEYVLSNGFIVNEGIYHMARNLAEPIEYYPNPDQIEVKEWKMNEDKEIEDYVRAYNVAFPEKPWNIEGVKHFMLSRLWAVGTTLSAFNKGQLIGSIMLYWDEEKNMNEEINRASTEQIFVLPEWRGKGLATYLISRGMDYLAGKGMDETHLELRANNENALNIYKKLGYKVTNSENIIECVI; from the coding sequence TTGAACAATTACATAATTCGAAACTTTATTCCGGAAGACGTCTCCAGCATTTATAACGTTCAAGTAGCGTACAACAAAGTGTTCCCTGAAACATCAGTAATTCCAGGAGAAGCGTACCTTTCCCCCGAATTTGACAACGGGAATATGTTCTGTGCATTGAACGGGCAAGGTCTGCTGGAGGGATATTCCTCTATTTATCCTATAATGGCAGCAGACAGTAGCGATAGTGCGGAGAATATACTTTGGGTGGAAATTAAGTATAATCCCTTAACTGCGGATCATGCGGCATTAAGAGAGCGGTTATTTCAACATTTAATGAACAGAGTAAGTGAAATCAAGAAAGATGCAGTTAAAAAAAAGACCAAAATTTGCTTTACCTTTTTCCCGTCCGAACAGGAAAGTTCAGAGTATGTGCTTTCTAATGGTTTTATAGTAAATGAAGGGATTTATCATATGGCTAGAAATCTTGCTGAGCCCATTGAGTATTATCCTAATCCTGATCAGATTGAAGTGAAGGAGTGGAAGATGAACGAAGATAAAGAAATAGAAGATTACGTTCGAGCTTACAATGTAGCTTTTCCTGAGAAGCCATGGAATATAGAGGGAGTAAAGCATTTCATGTTATCTAGACTGTGGGCAGTGGGCACAACATTGTCTGCATTTAATAAGGGGCAATTAATTGGCAGTATTATGCTCTACTGGGATGAAGAAAAAAATATGAACGAAGAGATAAACAGAGCTTCTACGGAACAAATCTTCGTGTTACCTGAATGGCGTGGAAAGGGATTAGCAACATATCTAATTAGCCGAGGAATGGATTATTTGGCAGGCAAGGGGATGGACGAAACCCATCTTGAACTCCGGGCGAACAATGAGAATGCACTGAATATATATAAGAAGCTCGGGTATAAGGTAACAAACAGCGAAAATATTATTGAATGTGTTATTTAA
- the tnpA gene encoding IS200/IS605 family transposase: protein MKLDSNNHSVFSLNYHLILCIKYRKKVLTDEVSEYARNIFERIGENYHITLSEWNHDSDHIHVLFKAHPKTELSKFINAYKSASSRLIKKDFPEVKTKLWKEYFWSQSFCLTTVGGAPLEVLKAYIENQGKEAKIR from the coding sequence ATGAAATTAGACTCGAATAATCACTCAGTATTCTCCCTAAACTACCATCTCATCCTTTGTATCAAGTACCGTAAAAAAGTGCTCACCGACGAGGTCTCCGAGTATGCGAGGAACATTTTTGAACGCATTGGAGAGAACTATCATATTACACTGAGCGAGTGGAATCACGATAGTGATCACATCCACGTACTGTTCAAGGCTCATCCCAAAACCGAACTATCCAAATTTATCAATGCCTATAAGAGTGCCAGTTCTCGCCTCATCAAAAAAGACTTCCCCGAAGTCAAAACGAAGCTGTGGAAAGAATATTTTTGGTCGCAAAGCTTCTGCCTAACTACTGTGGGCGGCGCTCCTTTGGAGGTACTAAAGGCGTACATCGAGAATCAAGGGAAGGAGGCGAAAATCAGGTGA
- a CDS encoding RNA-guided endonuclease InsQ/TnpB family protein: MIRCVKTPFHTSKTDLERLFACNRISAEVWNHCLSVAKDYALQHDGKWTGKTELQAALKNQFPLHSQSVQAVCHKYLFARDSAKQARKQGLPTKYPYKKKKHFNTKWVDQAFKIEGNTIHLSLGIQNGKRQQPIKITVPQLPDADIKEIELVYDRKLMISMSYDDGQAAADNQGSQTAGVDLGEIHSITATTTENKSIIITGRKVRSTHRLRNKKLAEIQKLMSKCQKGSRQWKKYNRAKKYILSKSERQLNDAIHKTTRQFVEWCRKNEVKEAVVGKVDGVQRNTKKKKRKIVTQKLSNWSFGKIQKQLEYKLEAQRIRVKTIDESYTSQQCPCCGRRKKTSSRNYSCSCGYTEHRDVHGSKGILSKYLHGEIRFLGETKEIKYLRIA, translated from the coding sequence GTGATCCGATGTGTCAAAACACCGTTTCACACCTCCAAAACGGATCTGGAACGGCTGTTTGCGTGTAACCGGATTTCAGCAGAAGTTTGGAATCATTGCTTGTCGGTAGCCAAAGACTATGCCCTGCAGCACGATGGAAAATGGACCGGAAAAACGGAACTTCAAGCGGCGCTCAAAAATCAGTTTCCACTGCATTCCCAGTCTGTACAGGCGGTTTGCCATAAATATCTTTTTGCCAGAGATAGCGCAAAACAAGCCAGAAAGCAAGGTCTCCCTACCAAATACCCTTACAAAAAGAAGAAGCACTTCAACACCAAATGGGTAGACCAAGCGTTCAAAATTGAGGGCAACACGATCCACTTAAGTCTGGGTATCCAAAACGGCAAACGCCAGCAGCCAATCAAAATCACCGTCCCGCAGTTGCCTGATGCGGACATCAAGGAAATCGAGCTGGTGTATGACCGGAAACTGATGATTTCTATGAGCTATGATGATGGACAAGCGGCAGCGGACAATCAAGGCAGCCAGACCGCAGGCGTTGACCTGGGAGAAATTCATTCCATCACGGCAACAACCACTGAAAACAAGTCAATCATTATCACCGGAAGAAAGGTAAGAAGCACTCACAGGCTGAGAAACAAGAAGCTGGCCGAGATCCAGAAGCTCATGAGCAAATGCCAAAAAGGCAGCCGGCAATGGAAAAAATACAACCGGGCTAAAAAATACATACTCAGCAAAAGCGAACGCCAACTGAATGACGCCATCCACAAAACCACAAGACAATTCGTAGAATGGTGCAGAAAAAACGAGGTCAAAGAGGCGGTTGTTGGAAAAGTGGACGGCGTACAGCGGAACACAAAAAAGAAGAAGAGAAAGATCGTAACCCAAAAGCTGTCCAACTGGAGCTTTGGCAAGATTCAGAAGCAGCTCGAATACAAACTGGAAGCCCAGAGAATCAGAGTTAAAACCATAGATGAAAGCTATACGAGCCAACAATGTCCTTGTTGCGGAAGAAGAAAAAAGACATCCAGCCGAAACTACAGCTGTTCCTGCGGCTATACCGAACACCGGGATGTACACGGGAGCAAGGGGATATTATCCAAGTATCTGCATGGAGAGATCCGTTTTTTGGGTGAAACGAAAGAAATCAAGTATCTACGGATCGCGTGA
- a CDS encoding VOC family protein has translation MMTSYRDINIIDRCTKHHFLFRNRCLFDYFSPQGNDPALKPECGVSVGFDVESLDEAIENLKSKGIPVARGPIMPNPSLRFFYILDPDGFEVQIAEHS, from the coding sequence ATGATGACTTCCTATAGGGACATCAATATTATTGATCGTTGCACTAAGCATCATTTTCTTTTTCGAAACAGATGCCTGTTCGACTACTTCTCGCCACAGGGAAACGACCCGGCCCTGAAGCCGGAATGCGGCGTTTCCGTTGGTTTTGACGTGGAGTCGCTGGATGAGGCAATAGAGAATTTGAAAAGCAAGGGCATCCCGGTAGCGCGCGGACCGATCATGCCGAATCCAAGCCTGCGTTTCTTTTATATACTGGACCCCGACGGCTTCGAGGTGCAGATCGCGGAGCATAGCTAG